The Thiothrix subterranea genome has a segment encoding these proteins:
- a CDS encoding pyridoxal-phosphate-dependent aminotransferase family protein: MTVKSFHPPVRTLMGPGPSDVSPRVLGAMARPTLGHLDPMFVGMMDEVKAMLQYAFQTKNALTMAVSAPGSAGMETCFVNLVEPGDKVIVCQNGVFGGRMKENVERCGATAIMVMDDWGKPVDPNKVEAALKANPDAKVVAFVHAETSTGAQSDAQTLVKLAHDYGCLTIVDAVTSLAGTPLKVDEWEIDAIYSGTQKCLSCVPGISPVSFGDRAIERIKNRKTPVQSWFMDMNLVMAYWGGTGKRAYHHTAAVNTLYALHESLVMLQEEGLENSWARHARNHQALKAGIEAMGLRFVVDEAYRLPQLNSVTLPEGVDEAAVRTALLNDYSLEIGAGLGALAGKIWRIGLMGFASNEKNVLNCLGALDAVLSGMDAQINSGVAVRAAKQAFAQ, translated from the coding sequence ATGACCGTGAAATCTTTCCACCCACCCGTTCGTACCCTCATGGGACCTGGCCCTTCCGACGTTAGCCCGCGTGTTCTGGGGGCAATGGCTCGCCCGACGTTGGGGCATCTTGACCCGATGTTCGTGGGCATGATGGACGAAGTGAAAGCAATGCTGCAATACGCTTTCCAAACCAAAAACGCGCTGACGATGGCGGTGTCTGCGCCCGGTTCAGCGGGTATGGAAACCTGCTTTGTGAATCTGGTCGAGCCGGGTGATAAGGTCATCGTTTGCCAAAACGGTGTGTTCGGCGGGCGTATGAAAGAAAACGTCGAGCGTTGCGGCGCAACCGCGATCATGGTGATGGATGACTGGGGCAAGCCGGTTGACCCGAACAAAGTTGAAGCGGCTTTGAAAGCGAATCCTGATGCTAAAGTCGTGGCGTTTGTTCATGCGGAAACTTCCACAGGTGCTCAATCTGACGCACAAACGCTGGTGAAACTGGCACACGATTACGGCTGTTTGACCATCGTGGATGCGGTCACTTCACTGGCAGGCACGCCGCTGAAAGTGGATGAGTGGGAAATCGACGCGATTTATTCCGGTACGCAAAAATGCCTATCATGCGTCCCCGGCATTTCCCCGGTAAGCTTCGGTGATCGGGCGATTGAACGCATCAAAAACCGCAAAACCCCCGTGCAAAGCTGGTTCATGGATATGAATCTGGTCATGGCTTACTGGGGCGGCACGGGCAAACGCGCTTACCATCACACCGCTGCGGTCAACACGTTGTACGCGCTGCACGAATCGCTGGTGATGTTGCAAGAGGAAGGCTTGGAAAATTCATGGGCGCGTCATGCGCGTAACCATCAAGCCTTGAAAGCGGGGATCGAAGCGATGGGCTTACGTTTCGTCGTCGATGAAGCTTACCGCTTGCCACAACTGAACTCCGTCACGCTGCCTGAAGGTGTGGATGAAGCGGCGGTGCGTACTGCCCTGCTCAACGATTACAGTCTGGAAATCGGGGCGGGCTTGGGCGCATTGGCAGGCAAAATCTGGCGCATTGGCTTGATGGGCTTTGCCAGCAATGAGAAGAACGTGCTGAATTGTTTGGGCGCGTTGGATGCGGTGCTGTCGGGGATGGATGCGCAGATTAATAGCGGTGTTGCGGTGCGGGCGGCGAAACAGGCTTTCGCGCAGTAA